A genomic window from Gammaproteobacteria bacterium includes:
- the rpiB gene encoding ribose 5-phosphate isomerase B, producing the protein MRIAVGADHAGYLMKEHIGRLLSEAGHAVVDVGTYSDEPVDYPDYAAAVGRTVREGRADRGIVVCGSGAGAAIAANKLHGIRAALSHDTYTAHQSVEHDDANVLTMGSRVIGPSLADEIVMAFINARFCGEERHVRRLNKVLALEEQG; encoded by the coding sequence ATGCGCATTGCAGTCGGAGCCGATCACGCCGGGTACCTGATGAAAGAGCACATCGGGCGGCTGCTCTCAGAAGCCGGGCACGCCGTGGTCGACGTTGGCACCTACTCCGACGAACCTGTCGATTATCCCGACTACGCGGCGGCGGTGGGCCGCACAGTCCGAGAAGGAAGGGCCGATCGGGGTATCGTCGTCTGCGGATCGGGAGCGGGCGCCGCGATCGCGGCAAACAAGCTGCACGGGATCAGGGCAGCGCTCTCTCACGACACGTACACCGCTCACCAGTCTGTCGAGCACGACGACGCCAACGTCCTGACCATGGGAAGCAGGGTCATCGGACCATCACTCGCAGACGAGATCGTCATGGCGTTCATCAACGCCCGATTCTGTGGAGAGGAACGACACGTGCGCCGGCTCAACAAGGTGCTCGCTCTCGAA